A genomic region of Bacteroidota bacterium contains the following coding sequences:
- a CDS encoding TolC family protein: MQYLLIALFTLPFIINAQNETISSDADEVNEVSQILKSLPPLHVLIDSAIINSPLIKFQDAEIMKNQYKIRLSKTNWTRNFGLSGDVVYGTYDALSWNPNTGTSTINTQVETRYGTGLYIRLPLSDALNRKSEIGIAEVELLEAKIIKQQREKEITQLVIEQYNRVILNERLVSILNKNKQALIIQKQLIEKQFTNGQIRIEEYAQMTELYNNAVVGYEQAKAELTTTYLVLQEIVGIKFQISNLE, encoded by the coding sequence ATGCAATACTTACTTATAGCTCTTTTTACTTTACCATTTATTATAAATGCTCAAAATGAAACTATCAGTTCTGATGCTGATGAAGTTAATGAAGTTTCTCAAATTTTAAAATCACTACCTCCTCTCCATGTACTTATTGATTCAGCCATTATTAATTCTCCTCTTATCAAATTTCAGGATGCTGAAATTATGAAAAATCAGTATAAAATTAGATTATCAAAAACTAATTGGACAAGAAACTTTGGCCTAAGTGGAGATGTAGTATATGGTACTTATGATGCATTATCCTGGAATCCAAATACTGGAACATCAACCATCAATACCCAAGTTGAAACAAGATACGGAACAGGATTGTATATTAGATTACCATTATCTGATGCATTAAACAGAAAAAGTGAAATAGGTATTGCTGAAGTAGAATTACTGGAAGCAAAAATTATTAAGCAACAAAGAGAAAAAGAAATTACTCAATTGGTTATTGAACAATATAATCGTGTAATTTTAAATGAAAGATTAGTCAGTATATTAAATAAAAATAAACAAGCACTAATAATTCAAAAGCAGCTAATTGAAAAACAGTTTACAAACGGTCAAATCAGAATTGAGGAATATGCTCAAATGACTGAACTATACAACAATGCTGTTGTTGGTTATGAGCAAGCCAAAGCGGAATTAACAACCACTTATTTAGTTCTTCAGGAAATTGTTGGTATCAAATTCCAAATATCAAACTTAGAATAA